DNA sequence from the Amycolatopsis sp. Hca4 genome:
CCTCCCACTCGCCGAAGTCCGTCTCGATCAGGCCGGGGTGGGTCTCGACGCGGCCGCCGAGCGCGTCGGCGACCGCCTGCGCGGTCTGCTTCGTGCGGGTGAGCGGCGAGGAGATGATCGGCACGGCCTCGCCGTCGACGACCAGGCCGTCCATCGCGGCCAGCCGCTTCGCCGCGGCGGCGGCCTGCGTCCGGCCCAGCTCGGTCAGCGGGACGTCACCGCGGCCGGAGTAGCGGCGCAGCGCCGACATCTCGGTCTGGCCGTGGCGCAGCAGGAGCAGCCGGGTCGGGGTGCCCTTCGCGCCGGTCCAGGCCACCGGCGCGCGGTCGGGGCGGCGCGTCGGCAGCTTCGGCTTGTCGGGCCGTCCGGCGGCGGGCTTGCCGGTCGCGGCGTCCATGGCCTCGTTGGCCAGCCGGTCGGCGTGGGAGTTCTGCGCCCGCGGGATCCACTCGTACTTGACGCGCGAGAAGCCCGCGGCCAGCTCTTTGGCCCGCTCGGCCAGCGGCTGCATGTCCGGGTGCTTGATCTTCCAGCGCCCGGACATCTGCTCCACCACGAGCTTCGAGTCCATCCGGACGTCCACAGTGGACGCCCCGAGCTCGGCCGCAGCGGCCAGGCCGGCGATCAGGCCGTTGTATTCGGCGACGTTGTTGGTGACCACGCCGAGGCTTTCCTTGCGCTCGGCGAGGACTTCGCCGTCGCTGTCCTTGACCACCGCGCCGTAGCCGGCCGGCCCGGGGTTGCCGCGGGAGCCGCCGTCGGCTTCGACGATGACGTGCGAGGTCACAGACCCGACTCCAGGGTCCGGACCAGGATCGCGCCGCAGTTCTCGCACTGGATGACCTCGTCCTCCGGCGCGGCCTTGATCTCGCTCACCGTGTTGCGGTCCAGCTCCAGCTGGCAGGCGCCGCAGCGGCGGGCCCGCAGCAGCGCGGCGCCGATGCCCTTGTGCTCGCGGACGCGCTCGTACAGCTTGAGCAGCGGCTCGGGGAAGCGCGGCACCAGCTTTTCGCGGTCCTCGGTGCGGCGCGCGCGGGTGGTGTCGAGGTCCTTGAACGCCTCGTCGCGGCGGGTGATCGCGGCGGCGACCTCGGCCTCGGCCTTGTCGACCTCGGCGCCGGTGCGCTGGGCGTCCAGGCCGAGGGCCTCG
Encoded proteins:
- a CDS encoding bifunctional RNase H/acid phosphatase; this translates as MTSHVIVEADGGSRGNPGPAGYGAVVKDSDGEVLAERKESLGVVTNNVAEYNGLIAGLAAAAELGASTVDVRMDSKLVVEQMSGRWKIKHPDMQPLAERAKELAAGFSRVKYEWIPRAQNSHADRLANEAMDAATGKPAAGRPDKPKLPTRRPDRAPVAWTGAKGTPTRLLLLRHGQTEMSALRRYSGRGDVPLTELGRTQAAAAAKRLAAMDGLVVDGEAVPIISSPLTRTKQTAQAVADALGGRVETHPGLIETDFGEWEGLTFAEAAARDPELHSSWLGDSSVPPPGGESFDVVHRRVRKARDELIAEHGGRTLLLVSHVTPIKTLLRMGLDAGPQLLFRLHLDLASLSVVEFYPDGNASVRLVNDTSHLV